In the Candidatus Cloacimonadota bacterium genome, CTATCTGACTGAATTTGTACAACGTACCAGGCTGGCTTCTTTTACCGAAAAATCGCAGCGATATGTTACACTTGATGGTGATTATATCATCCCCGAAGAGATACAACACGATAATGTCATAGTAACACAATACAACGATATGATCCAAGAACAAAACCAAACGTATCGTATCCTGTTTGAACAACTGAAAAATTACTTTGAACAGACATCATCGCTTCCTAAAAAAGAGCTTGAAGGCAGAGCTAAAGAGGATGCGCGATATGTACTTTCCATGGCAACGCAGACTCAGATGGGAATGACGCTTAACGCACGGAGCCTCGAACATCTTCTCAAACGCTTATATGCACTTAATCTATCTGAAGCAAAGAATCTTGCAGACAGTTTATATGAGAATGTCAAAGAAGTTACACCTTCTCTCATTCGCTACATCGAACCGTCTGATTTTGATATGGAAAAATATCGAACCGATGTTGCTGAGGGATCTCAGTCAAAAAACGATAAATGTATACTTCTATCCCACACACCTCAAGCGGATGAAACAATACTCGCCGGTTTGCTCTTTCGTTCCACAGGAAGAGACTATCAGGCAGTACTTGAGGATGTTAAAAGAATGACCACTCATGAAAAAGAGGAGATTCTTGATAGTCATCTGAATAATCTATCATGTCATGACTCTTTGCCGCGCGAATTTGAATTAGCTGATATGCTTTTTCAGGTAAATATTAGTTCATCATGTTTTGCTCAGCTCAAACGTCATAGGATCGCCACAATTATCTCAACAGATTATAGCCCGAGATTTGGTTATACGATGCCAAAGAGTATAGATAAGA is a window encoding:
- the thyX gene encoding FAD-dependent thymidylate synthase; the encoded protein is MKVILAGYNIDVTQLTSKEGNFTPETISAAYARISRSKKSVDDLRTDAILDVEKSRRSNKKIVFEMGHSAIAEHAVFNFDIIGISRYLTEFVQRTRLASFTEKSQRYVTLDGDYIIPEEIQHDNVIVTQYNDMIQEQNQTYRILFEQLKNYFEQTSSLPKKELEGRAKEDARYVLSMATQTQMGMTLNARSLEHLLKRLYALNLSEAKNLADSLYENVKEVTPSLIRYIEPSDFDMEKYRTDVAEGSQSKNDKCILLSHTPQADETILAGLLFRSTGRDYQAVLEDVKRMTTHEKEEILDSHLNNLSCHDSLPREFELADMLFQVNISSSCFAQLKRHRIATIISTDYSPRFGYTMPKSIDKIVQKDLFIRIMNRTEQMYKILSESYPEIRNYILTNAHHKTVLFKCNMRELCHFSRLRQDKHAQWDIRYLADIIIEEAREVAPLTTRLICGKDQFPKFNGNVEE